In Microcoleus sp. FACHB-672, one DNA window encodes the following:
- a CDS encoding YkgJ family cysteine cluster protein codes for MATWRCVKQCGACCYLEPSERPDLDEYLSPEELERYLSMVGVDGWCVNFDRATRECRIYEERPRFCRVQVNVFQDLYGIEAEELNEFAIDCCREHIEDMYGERSLEMHRFDEAVGI; via the coding sequence ATGGCCACTTGGCGATGTGTGAAGCAATGTGGGGCGTGCTGCTACCTCGAACCCTCAGAGCGTCCCGATTTGGATGAGTATTTATCGCCAGAAGAGCTAGAGCGTTACCTCAGCATGGTGGGCGTGGATGGGTGGTGCGTTAATTTTGATCGCGCGACGCGAGAATGTCGCATTTACGAAGAGCGGCCTCGCTTCTGCCGCGTGCAAGTTAATGTTTTTCAAGATTTATACGGCATTGAGGCAGAAGAATTAAACGAGTTTGCGATTGATTGCTGCCGGGAGCATATTGAAGATATGTACGGCGAGCGCAGCTTGGAAATGCACCGATTTGACGAGGCAGTGGGGATTTAA
- a CDS encoding DUF3285 domain-containing protein codes for MSQPSSPSPTSEQPAPGSESKKDSYVKLAMRNMVRKRGTSVKHFVMTSAGLLAVLVGLAYLTR; via the coding sequence ATGAGCCAACCCTCTTCACCGTCCCCAACTTCTGAGCAGCCGGCCCCAGGCTCAGAATCAAAAAAAGATAGTTATGTCAAGCTGGCGATGCGAAACATGGTGCGTAAGCGTGGCACCTCTGTGAAGCATTTTGTGATGACCAGTGCCGGCCTGTTGGCTGTCCTGGTTGGTTTGGCTTATCTGACTCGTTAA
- a CDS encoding universal stress protein, which yields MSFKKMLVAIDRLTLSETVFEEALELAQKQGASLMVFHCINWQNEGQITPLTGSSIGFDVGSGMGLDPTGGVMEQTLQQERLQQELQQVQGWIDTYGQRAAKLGIATESYYKVGDAGQSICEVARNWGADLIVLGRQGHTVLTEMLMGSVSNHVLHHAPCSVLVVQGTKLAAQA from the coding sequence ATGAGCTTTAAAAAAATGCTGGTTGCCATTGATCGCTTAACCCTAAGTGAAACAGTGTTTGAGGAAGCCCTAGAGCTTGCCCAAAAACAAGGTGCTAGCCTGATGGTGTTTCACTGCATCAACTGGCAAAACGAGGGACAGATCACGCCGCTAACGGGGTCTTCTATCGGGTTTGATGTTGGGAGTGGTATGGGTCTCGATCCAACCGGCGGAGTCATGGAACAAACGTTGCAGCAGGAGCGTTTGCAACAGGAACTCCAGCAAGTGCAAGGATGGATAGACACCTATGGACAAAGAGCGGCAAAGTTGGGAATTGCCACCGAATCTTATTACAAAGTCGGCGATGCCGGTCAGAGCATTTGTGAAGTCGCTCGAAACTGGGGTGCAGACTTAATTGTGCTCGGGCGTCAAGGCCATACAGTGTTGACGGAGATGTTGATGGGAAGTGTGAGCAATCATGTTTTGCATCACGCTCCCTGTTCCGTTCTCGTGGTGCAAGGAACGAAGCTGGCAGCACAGGCGTAA
- the ybeY gene encoding rRNA maturation RNase YbeY: protein MGSVEFEVSVQDYFYGDDPSASPISEETWQDWFCDWLEILHPDMPTAPTYELSLRLSDDAEIQSLNAQYRHRDQATDVLAFAALEVECPPAAMVIEELPLYLGDIVISVDTASRQAQQQGHSLKTELAWLAAHGLLHLLGWDHPDEESLTEMLNQQATLLQKIGLITESAKDVQS from the coding sequence ATGGGAAGCGTAGAATTTGAAGTCAGTGTGCAGGATTATTTCTATGGTGATGACCCGTCAGCCAGCCCAATTAGCGAGGAAACCTGGCAGGATTGGTTCTGTGATTGGCTAGAAATCTTGCACCCGGATATGCCGACGGCACCGACTTATGAACTGAGCTTGCGTCTGAGTGACGATGCTGAAATCCAAAGCCTCAACGCTCAGTACCGGCATCGAGATCAAGCGACAGATGTTTTGGCGTTTGCGGCTTTAGAGGTAGAATGTCCTCCAGCAGCTATGGTAATCGAGGAGCTGCCCTTATATTTGGGTGATATCGTCATTTCTGTCGATACCGCAAGCCGGCAAGCCCAACAGCAGGGGCACAGCTTAAAAACCGAGCTTGCATGGCTGGCTGCCCACGGTCTTCTGCATCTTTTGGGCTGGGATCACCCAGACGAAGAAAGTTTAACTGAAATGTTAAACCAGCAAGCAACTTTACTGCAGAAAATAGGTCTTATCACTGAAAGCGCAAAAGACGTTCAGTCCTAA
- a CDS encoding TMEM165/GDT1 family protein, translating to MKPLSAPSTLPAPEFPVSGVDSPQHLSKRKLNDSGEALSAERSEIKSFQTAERAAKPKTRKGLSVFWSTFITIFLAELGDKTQVTTLLMSAESHSPWLVFAGAGTALVATSLVGVLLGQWLAKRLSPKTLETSAGVSMLLISVLLLWDVLR from the coding sequence GTGAAACCTTTGTCTGCGCCTTCAACCTTGCCGGCACCTGAGTTCCCGGTTTCTGGAGTAGATAGCCCCCAACACTTAAGCAAGCGAAAATTGAACGATAGTGGTGAGGCATTGTCGGCTGAACGTAGCGAAATTAAAAGTTTTCAGACAGCAGAACGGGCGGCAAAACCGAAGACGCGCAAGGGATTATCCGTTTTTTGGTCTACGTTTATAACTATTTTCCTAGCTGAACTCGGGGACAAAACCCAAGTGACAACACTGCTAATGAGTGCAGAATCTCACTCGCCTTGGCTAGTTTTTGCGGGTGCCGGTACAGCACTGGTTGCTACCAGCTTAGTCGGCGTTCTATTAGGTCAATGGCTAGCAAAGCGGCTTTCTCCGAAAACTTTGGAAACCTCAGCCGGTGTAAGTATGCTGCTGATTTCCGTACTGCTGCTTTGGGATGTATTGCGTTAA
- a CDS encoding TMEM165/GDT1 family protein codes for MDWQLIGLSFITVFLSELGDKSQLAAIALSGSSKSPWTVFWGSVAALLLASFLGVIVGEGAAQLLPARLVKTVAAVGFALMALRLLWPKEDSPENLEEGVGD; via the coding sequence ATGGACTGGCAACTGATCGGATTAAGTTTTATAACGGTATTTTTGTCTGAATTAGGAGACAAAAGCCAATTAGCAGCGATCGCACTCAGTGGCAGTTCTAAATCGCCTTGGACAGTATTTTGGGGAAGCGTTGCCGCCTTGTTATTAGCTAGTTTTCTGGGTGTGATTGTTGGAGAAGGCGCAGCTCAACTTTTACCGGCTCGTTTGGTTAAGACAGTTGCCGCAGTTGGCTTTGCACTTATGGCTTTGCGTCTACTTTGGCCCAAGGAAGATTCGCCTGAAAATTTGGAAGAAGGCGTTGGGGATTAG
- the psb30 gene encoding photosystem II reaction center protein Ycf12/Psb30, which produces MDFLTSFVSNVNWEAIFQLTFVALIMLSGPIVIFLLAARGGDM; this is translated from the coding sequence ATGGACTTTTTAACGAGTTTTGTCAGCAACGTCAATTGGGAAGCAATTTTTCAGCTAACGTTTGTTGCTCTGATCATGCTTTCTGGGCCGATCGTCATCTTTTTGCTGGCTGCTCGCGGCGGCGATATGTAG
- a CDS encoding acyltransferase family protein, with protein MAQPVAAPSTAQFQNNSNHLDALQALRGFACLAIVIFHCAAPRNAIIYKNYDFSWLLFSHGIVAVWIFFGISGYLMGKVFYTERYTTDVSGVLSFWRNRLLRICPLYYFALLISCIFVYPVILKLENWGSLVRILTFTYNQVLPPADFNITFWAISSEVQFYVIVPFIYNLFRYRLLNKKQILLAAGAIIALSFFLRLGVWIALKDSLQTKSFYYYKYTYNPLFTNLDIFLLGFLVNPWIHCQKQASSNLLILPKLRKKLRLHRLPLKTIAIGLIIFLYLFTAHHIYFQELWRLPGRGGGIRTSTFFFVLPVLTAVITSFFIYAFEYGNSYWTFQNNEKLSFYACLKNPLRILEIFGHLSYGVYIWHTPINKNIAPIFTSEIPIEAFYSRLTATLILSTVLAAVTYSLVEIPAGRLKTYKKP; from the coding sequence ATGGCTCAACCCGTAGCAGCACCCTCTACTGCACAATTCCAAAATAACTCTAATCACTTAGATGCACTTCAAGCGCTTCGAGGATTTGCTTGTTTAGCGATTGTGATTTTTCATTGTGCTGCGCCTAGAAATGCGATCATTTATAAAAATTATGATTTTAGTTGGCTGTTATTCAGCCACGGAATTGTAGCTGTTTGGATTTTTTTTGGGATTTCTGGGTACTTGATGGGGAAAGTTTTTTATACAGAGCGTTACACCACAGATGTTTCTGGGGTGCTGAGTTTTTGGCGCAATCGACTGTTAAGAATTTGTCCGCTTTATTATTTTGCCCTTTTAATTTCATGTATATTTGTTTACCCAGTCATTCTCAAGTTAGAAAATTGGGGTTCTTTGGTAAGAATTCTAACATTTACTTACAACCAAGTTTTACCGCCGGCAGACTTTAATATTACTTTTTGGGCAATTTCATCAGAAGTGCAGTTTTACGTAATTGTGCCGTTTATTTATAATTTATTTAGATACCGCTTGTTAAACAAAAAGCAAATTTTACTGGCTGCTGGCGCAATTATTGCTTTATCCTTCTTTTTGAGGCTGGGAGTTTGGATTGCGTTAAAAGATTCCTTGCAAACAAAAAGTTTTTATTATTATAAGTATACTTACAACCCGCTTTTCACAAATTTAGATATTTTTTTGTTAGGGTTTTTAGTCAATCCCTGGATTCACTGTCAAAAACAAGCCAGTTCCAATTTATTAATTTTACCTAAATTAAGAAAAAAACTGAGATTGCATCGATTACCTTTAAAAACGATAGCCATTGGGTTAATAATTTTCCTGTATTTATTTACCGCTCATCATATTTACTTTCAAGAACTTTGGAGACTGCCAGGGCGAGGTGGCGGGATCAGAACTTCTACCTTCTTTTTTGTGTTGCCGGTTTTAACGGCTGTTATCACCTCTTTTTTCATTTATGCCTTTGAGTATGGGAATTCTTACTGGACATTTCAAAATAACGAAAAACTTTCATTTTATGCTTGCTTGAAAAATCCTTTAAGAATTTTAGAAATTTTCGGTCATTTATCCTATGGTGTTTATATCTGGCACACACCCATTAATAAAAATATCGCCCCAATTTTTACCTCAGAGATTCCCATTGAAGCATTTTATTCAAGATTAACGGCAACGCTGATTTTATCCACCGTACTTGCAGCAGTTACCTACTCTCTCGTAGAAATTCCTGCCGGCAGACTGAAAACTTATAAAAAACCCTAA
- a CDS encoding DUF2808 domain-containing protein has product MRVASVFGASLAISAASWAIIGPPAPAVQLADGTVYFVQPPRLVEATTTQKDTYVWGATYYFTLSVPENAGEPLQQVTFNQAEGTDRVRFELEDTRSFEGTRWDKGTKLALGPVAKDPQTESISVRFDPPIPPGKTVTIGLRPYQNPRYSGIYLFGVTAFPAGEKAHAQFLGYGRLHFYSSSDGGF; this is encoded by the coding sequence ATGCGTGTTGCATCGGTATTTGGAGCAAGCTTAGCAATTTCCGCAGCAAGTTGGGCAATAATCGGCCCACCAGCACCGGCAGTGCAGCTGGCAGATGGCACCGTCTATTTTGTTCAGCCACCCCGCTTGGTTGAAGCAACCACAACCCAAAAAGATACCTATGTTTGGGGCGCAACCTACTATTTCACCCTGAGTGTCCCAGAAAATGCCGGCGAACCGCTTCAGCAGGTAACATTCAACCAAGCTGAAGGCACAGACAGGGTGCGATTTGAGCTGGAAGACACCCGCTCATTTGAAGGAACGCGCTGGGACAAAGGCACAAAATTAGCCCTAGGGCCGGTTGCGAAAGATCCGCAAACGGAAAGTATTTCAGTCAGGTTTGACCCGCCCATACCTCCTGGCAAAACCGTCACAATTGGCCTGCGTCCGTACCAAAACCCACGTTATAGCGGCATCTATCTTTTTGGCGTCACCGCTTTTCCTGCCGGCGAAAAAGCTCATGCTCAATTTCTTGGATATGGCCGGCTTCATTTCTACAGCAGCAGTGATGGAGGATTTTGA
- the queC gene encoding 7-cyano-7-deazaguanine synthase QueC — protein sequence MKAVILLSGGLDSSTVLYQAKADRCECYALSFDYRQRHWRELESAAEIAHSAGVVEHQIVSFDLRQWGGSALTDDRLDLPSERSLAEMAVNIPITYVPARNTIFLSFAVAYAEAIGAERVYIGVNALDYSGYPDCRPDYIQAMQEVYRLGTKQGREGQAITIVTPLLDLKKTEIIQLGNRLGVPWQQTWSCYAGTEEACGVCDSCRLRLAAFAELGLTDPLPYTPPEGTDRFV from the coding sequence ATGAAAGCAGTTATTTTATTATCTGGAGGATTGGATTCCTCCACCGTTTTGTATCAAGCCAAAGCGGATCGTTGTGAGTGTTATGCCCTTTCTTTTGATTACCGACAGCGACACTGGCGAGAGTTAGAATCCGCTGCAGAAATCGCCCACTCTGCCGGTGTTGTAGAACATCAAATTGTCAGCTTTGACTTGCGTCAGTGGGGCGGTTCTGCCTTGACGGATGACCGGCTAGATTTGCCTTCTGAACGCAGTTTGGCAGAAATGGCTGTAAATATCCCCATCACTTATGTCCCCGCCCGCAATACAATCTTTTTAAGTTTTGCCGTCGCCTATGCTGAGGCAATCGGTGCGGAGCGGGTTTATATTGGCGTGAATGCTTTAGACTATTCCGGCTATCCGGACTGCCGGCCTGACTATATCCAAGCTATGCAGGAAGTGTACCGCTTGGGAACTAAACAGGGGCGAGAAGGACAGGCAATTACCATTGTCACACCCCTACTAGACCTTAAGAAAACTGAAATTATCCAACTGGGCAATCGATTGGGAGTTCCTTGGCAGCAAACTTGGTCTTGCTACGCCGGCACAGAAGAAGCTTGTGGCGTGTGTGACTCGTGTCGGTTGCGTCTGGCAGCCTTTGCAGAATTAGGCTTAACAGATCCCTTGCCCTATACACCACCAGAGGGAACCGACCGTTTTGTTTGA
- a CDS encoding anthranilate synthase component II: MIIVIDNYDSFTYNLVQYLGEIGIELPVAAEIQVYRNDQISVEEIRNSGAAGVVISPGPGRPEDAGISVETIEQLGPTMPILGVCLGHQSIGQVFGGNIVSAPELMHGKTSQVTHTGVGVFRGLETPMTATRYHSLVIDRQSCPDVLEITAWVDDGTIMGVRHRNYPHIEGVQFHPESILTNAGKQLLRNFLEQLS, translated from the coding sequence TTGATTATTGTCATTGATAACTACGATAGCTTTACCTACAACCTGGTGCAGTATCTTGGAGAAATCGGCATAGAATTGCCGGTGGCTGCGGAAATTCAGGTTTATCGCAACGACCAAATTTCTGTAGAGGAAATTCGCAACTCTGGTGCGGCTGGAGTCGTGATTTCCCCTGGCCCAGGTCGCCCGGAAGATGCCGGTATTTCTGTAGAAACCATCGAACAGCTTGGCCCGACAATGCCAATTTTGGGCGTTTGTCTGGGCCATCAAAGCATCGGTCAAGTGTTTGGGGGCAACATTGTCTCTGCCCCAGAGTTAATGCACGGCAAAACTTCCCAGGTGACACACACCGGCGTCGGAGTTTTCCGGGGATTGGAAACACCCATGACCGCAACCCGGTATCATAGTTTGGTGATTGACCGGCAGAGTTGTCCAGATGTGCTGGAAATTACCGCCTGGGTCGATGATGGCACGATTATGGGTGTGCGACACCGGAACTATCCGCACATCGAAGGTGTCCAATTTCATCCAGAAAGTATTCTCACGAATGCCGGTAAACAGTTGTTGCGAAATTTCCTCGAACAGCTGTCATAA
- a CDS encoding DUF4149 domain-containing protein, with translation MAAISQDEFKRPSWQTVVIFTLAFWLGASLLVDFVMMPGLYTAGMLTQPGFASAGYSIFWVFNRLELVGAALALTGSLVLLNTHYLPISRGRTAIILSLLLLAVALVDTYGLTPHMSALGMQLNLFEPASEVPTAMNQMHGSYWALEALKIASAAMLLSLCYRQSPAEAIS, from the coding sequence ATGGCGGCTATTTCTCAAGATGAATTCAAGCGACCCTCCTGGCAAACCGTTGTCATTTTTACGCTAGCATTCTGGCTCGGTGCCAGCTTGCTTGTTGATTTCGTAATGATGCCCGGTCTTTACACGGCAGGGATGCTCACTCAACCGGGGTTTGCTTCGGCAGGCTATTCTATTTTCTGGGTGTTTAATCGCCTAGAGTTAGTCGGTGCAGCTTTAGCGCTGACGGGGTCATTAGTTCTTCTCAACACCCACTATCTACCGATCTCACGGGGGCGCACAGCAATTATTTTATCTCTGCTCCTGTTGGCGGTTGCTTTGGTGGATACTTATGGCCTAACCCCTCACATGAGTGCTTTGGGAATGCAGCTAAATTTGTTTGAGCCGGCATCCGAAGTTCCCACCGCAATGAATCAGATGCACGGCAGTTATTGGGCCTTAGAAGCGCTCAAAATAGCATCTGCAGCGATGCTTTTGAGCTTGTGCTACCGGCAATCACCGGCTGAAGCCATCAGTTAA
- a CDS encoding pentapeptide repeat-containing protein yields the protein MMMKAKLDNMKAEELLKRYEAGERSFYNLKLEKADLRGAKLVEADMRRANLAGADLRKANLTGADLGRADLRGANLRGATLTRANLAGADLTNADLSSAKLVETNMVQANLSAALLFEADLFMANLTEAILAGANLTKAILIGAILVEAILVASILVRVNLTEADLRGANLLEVDLTDTDLTVAKLKGLVMPNGSIYH from the coding sequence ATGATGATGAAGGCTAAGCTAGATAACATGAAGGCTGAAGAACTTCTGAAGCGGTATGAAGCAGGAGAAAGAAGTTTTTACAACCTAAAGCTAGAGAAAGCGGACTTGCGCGGGGCGAAGCTAGTTGAGGCGGATATGCGACGGGCCAACCTAGCTGGGGCGGATTTGCGAAAGGCCAATTTGACTGGGGCAGATTTAGGGCGGGCAGATCTGCGGGGGGCCAACCTGAGAGGGGCAACTTTAACGAGGGCCAACTTGGCTGGGGCAGACTTGACAAATGCAGATTTATCTAGCGCAAAGTTGGTTGAAACCAACATGGTTCAGGCAAACTTGAGTGCGGCACTGCTGTTTGAGGCAGATTTGTTTATGGCAAATTTGACTGAAGCAATACTAGCTGGGGCAAACTTGACCAAAGCGATCCTGATAGGGGCAATTTTGGTTGAGGCAATTCTGGTGGCATCGATCCTAGTGAGGGTTAACCTGACAGAAGCGGATCTCAGAGGCGCAAATTTGCTAGAGGTCGATTTGACAGATACAGATTTAACTGTGGCAAAACTGAAGGGGTTGGTGATGCCGAATGGCAGTATTTATCACTAA
- a CDS encoding diacylglycerol kinase gives MQLNERPISSATAHSICDQPLPPTPLPMPQDISTPPVNKSNQVGKIKREFAWRVAPNLLISFKYAWAGLYYAFRTQRNFRIHVIIGSLAIALGIFLDRNAVEMAVIGLTVGAVLAMELLNTAIESVVDLTVQQAYHDLAKIAKDCAAGAVLVAAFAAILVAGSILLPPLIALVQELAMS, from the coding sequence ATGCAATTAAATGAACGGCCCATCTCATCCGCAACGGCCCACTCTATTTGCGACCAACCTTTACCTCCAACTCCCCTGCCTATGCCCCAAGATATTTCCACTCCGCCTGTCAACAAATCGAATCAGGTGGGAAAAATCAAGCGGGAATTTGCCTGGCGGGTTGCGCCAAACTTACTCATTAGTTTTAAATACGCTTGGGCCGGCCTTTACTACGCCTTCCGCACTCAACGCAACTTTCGCATCCATGTGATTATTGGCAGTTTGGCCATTGCTTTGGGTATTTTTTTAGATCGAAATGCAGTGGAAATGGCCGTTATCGGTCTAACAGTTGGGGCAGTATTGGCAATGGAATTGTTAAATACTGCAATTGAATCGGTCGTTGACTTAACGGTTCAGCAGGCTTACCACGACCTCGCTAAAATAGCCAAAGACTGTGCGGCTGGGGCAGTGCTGGTTGCAGCATTTGCCGCTATACTCGTGGCCGGCTCAATTTTGCTGCCGCCACTCATAGCCTTGGTTCAAGAATTAGCAATGAGCTAA
- a CDS encoding MBL fold metallo-hydrolase: MKRRQLMRYARTVFLATLATGLASGLQTYQAQTNDTLSVQWLGHTCFLFTSAGQKVLVNPFRTQGCTAGYRPPNVGSDLVLISSQLLDEGATEQLPGDPRLLYESGVYQLNGNQVQGIQTPHDREGGRRFGTNTAWRWTQGGINILHLGGAASPISVEQKILLARPDLLLLPVGGGPKAYTPQEAKQAMLALNPKMVIPTHYRTQAADANSCDLVAIEEFLGLMTEASIRRISSDTMTISSADLPATGSVISVLSYNF, from the coding sequence ATGAAGCGGCGACAGTTAATGCGCTATGCGCGGACAGTTTTTTTGGCGACGTTAGCAACTGGTTTAGCGTCTGGATTGCAAACCTATCAGGCTCAAACCAACGACACGCTTTCTGTCCAATGGCTAGGTCATACTTGCTTTTTGTTTACGAGTGCCGGTCAAAAGGTTTTAGTAAATCCCTTCCGCACTCAAGGTTGCACGGCAGGATATCGTCCGCCTAATGTTGGCTCTGATCTAGTATTAATTAGCTCTCAGCTATTAGATGAAGGAGCAACCGAGCAATTACCCGGCGACCCTCGCTTGCTGTATGAATCGGGGGTTTATCAGCTCAATGGCAACCAAGTTCAAGGCATTCAAACCCCTCATGATCGTGAGGGTGGCCGGCGATTTGGTACGAATACAGCTTGGCGCTGGACTCAAGGAGGAATTAATATTTTACACTTGGGAGGTGCAGCATCACCCATCAGTGTAGAGCAAAAAATCCTCTTAGCACGCCCCGATTTACTGTTGCTGCCGGTGGGGGGTGGGCCTAAAGCTTACACGCCTCAAGAAGCCAAGCAGGCGATGCTCGCGCTTAATCCCAAAATGGTAATTCCGACCCATTATCGCACCCAAGCGGCTGATGCGAATAGTTGCGATCTTGTGGCCATAGAAGAATTTTTAGGCTTGATGACTGAAGCTTCAATTCGCAGGATTAGCAGCGATACGATGACAATCAGTTCGGCAGATTTACCGGCAACGGGTTCAGTTATTTCAGTTTTAAGTTATAACTTTTAG
- a CDS encoding acyltransferase, with translation MSFSDQNKKTSNRLDALLSLRGFACLMVVIAHCDPPRASIYYQNYDFSWLLFSAGGVAVRIFFCLSGYLMGKAFYTDRYSTDVPGLIKFCRNRALRIFPLYYFIVFILILFVYPELLKHENWGYLVRICTFTYNQALPVTFNGAFWSLSTEVQFYLLIPFIFTYFKPRLISQNKILGSIFITLIFSFALRYTIWIIIVAQSQAPEAQSADFVRYIYTPLVTNLDSFLCGFFINALIYSEKNAQNFSEKVDFRSYLKTIKIPIAVILMILLYLLTAYCKYYNQKLLLFIAPALSASLTSFFIFTFESGRNYQEFYINEKLSFKACLRNPLRVFEVFGNLSYGVYLWHLPIIANFNPIFTSEIPLEAYFKRLGATLIASGLLATVTYYFVETPAVKFKTYKKS, from the coding sequence GTGAGTTTCTCTGATCAGAACAAAAAAACATCCAACCGCTTAGATGCACTGCTTTCGCTGCGAGGGTTTGCCTGCTTAATGGTTGTCATCGCCCACTGCGATCCACCCAGAGCCTCAATATATTATCAAAATTATGATTTTAGTTGGTTACTTTTCAGCGCCGGCGGCGTCGCAGTTCGGATTTTCTTTTGTCTATCTGGCTATTTGATGGGGAAAGCTTTTTACACGGATCGTTACTCAACAGATGTGCCGGGATTAATTAAATTTTGCCGTAACAGAGCGCTGAGAATTTTTCCACTTTACTATTTTATCGTATTCATTTTAATTTTATTTGTTTACCCTGAACTTTTAAAACATGAAAATTGGGGTTATTTAGTTAGAATTTGCACCTTTACTTACAATCAAGCTTTACCCGTAACCTTTAACGGTGCGTTTTGGTCGTTGTCAACAGAAGTTCAATTTTATTTACTTATCCCGTTTATATTTACTTATTTCAAGCCTCGCTTAATCAGTCAAAATAAAATCTTAGGGAGTATTTTTATAACGCTCATTTTCTCTTTTGCTTTAAGATATACAATCTGGATCATTATCGTTGCTCAATCTCAAGCGCCAGAAGCTCAATCTGCTGATTTTGTTAGATATATTTACACACCATTAGTAACGAACTTAGATTCGTTCTTGTGTGGATTTTTCATTAATGCTTTAATTTATAGTGAAAAAAATGCTCAAAATTTTTCAGAAAAAGTGGATTTCAGAAGTTATTTAAAAACCATCAAAATCCCAATCGCAGTTATTTTGATGATTCTCTTGTATTTATTAACTGCTTATTGCAAATATTATAATCAAAAACTTTTATTATTTATTGCGCCGGCTCTAAGTGCATCACTCACATCTTTTTTTATCTTTACCTTTGAATCTGGCAGAAATTATCAAGAATTTTATATCAATGAAAAGCTTTCATTCAAAGCTTGCTTAAGAAATCCCTTGAGAGTATTTGAAGTTTTTGGAAACTTATCTTATGGGGTTTATCTGTGGCATCTTCCCATTATTGCCAATTTCAACCCGATTTTTACGTCTGAAATTCCCCTAGAAGCCTATTTTAAAAGATTGGGAGCAACCCTAATCGCTTCAGGATTGCTCGCCACCGTCACTTATTACTTTGTGGAAACACCGGCAGTTAAATTTAAAACTTATAAAAAGTCTTAA